A stretch of Episyrphus balteatus chromosome 2, idEpiBalt1.1, whole genome shotgun sequence DNA encodes these proteins:
- the LOC129911367 gene encoding ubiquitin carboxyl-terminal hydrolase Usp2 isoform X3: MPVISPRRSTSSTSGSLYIPQTTSGTYSSSLANKSTGSGSSALSSSSSSSTSGYSSTYRSNGYTKTPSSTYSSSSFYPGSYLPRSTYPSVSSRSSYSSSSSSSALTGGSSGLSSSYRASSYLSGGNNDTTTSSSRFGQKRSVEAKTTTTSSNNHTTTSTSAANNTTTTTTTSNNTTSISNNPNQSTTTTTTTTATATATSAKAGNQQFFLISAFKDQNFLKKECELARSQVSRSRQRFDNNNGIDDDNNNNNTNNNSNNNNNIDDSQYVNNNENGGSPLLAGKAGSSIVTYIHDNQKLQGVSSAASAKNQPSIKPLIHRAPNSSNNRFLSSSSSRLAAANNNMHCLHSNSELLDDIKYIDSDDTERQQQQQQQQQQQQHQTRQHKPKLRPKSSIISSSNQSLLFEKVNPYKYHNGTLLSSSPPVSSSAPTSTTSTATSSPSSTLPLMGGRRCDTSSIKASIEKFNTLAEAKRLPTRCSTTNLQLSNDYDRRVPLRERSASPATSSSTATTRGSSITSNLAASNSTSSGSIASNNLILRNRSTESSPSHSPKNLRKTSITQFTGGLHNGSTSNLVKSNATYEKITLTTVSMLSCPTPTLSTVTSRTISIDKKIPSSTAAPSASSSNSSPSNKNSDIDESVRSTSSLRTTLPPLPPNPTRDWDRDSSRSSILSSRNLSDDYSSSSSRKLTPEQEGLCGLRNIGNTCFMNSVIQCLSHTSELTKFLKTQNGVRSSSSKDQQILSEFAKLIREMWTSNVNSVTPSELKRAFSSKHRMYSDYNQQDAQEFLRFFLDSLHSALNSGVKGDLLKIDESLSDNRKADITWEWYAKAENSVIRDLFVGQLKSTLKCTVCGNTSVTFDPVWDLSVPLPSSSRCKLEACLDLFIREEVLDGDEMPTCSKCQTRRKSTKSFTIQRFPKYLVIHLKRFSETRWSKMSNIVEFPTGERELNMGPYGSNSSTNVYYSLYAISNHMGSTAGGHYVALCKHPITKKWHEFNDNVVSSELTESHLVSSSAYILFYERAN, encoded by the exons aTGCCTGTAATTTCGCCCAGAAGATCAACTTCATCAACCAGTGGAAGTTTGTATATACCACAAACAACCAGTGGCACATACTCCTCGAGCTTAGCAAACAAATCCACCGGATCCGGATCCAGTGCACTatcttcgtcgtcgtcttctTCCACAAGTGGCTATAGCTCAACCTATCGAAGCAACGGATATACAAAAACTCCATCATCGACATATTCGAGCAGCTCTTTCTATCCTGGATCATATTTGCCTCGATCAACATATCCATCGGTTAGTAGCAGAAGCTCATACTCAAGTAGCTCATCATCGTCGGCTTTAACTGGTGGCTCATCAGGTTTATCTTCCTCATATCGTGCCAGTTCGTACCTGAGTGGCGGAAATAATGATACAACAACATCATCAAGTCGATTTGGA CAAAAACGTAGTGTTGAGGCTAAAACCACTACAACCTCCTCCAACAACCACACAACCACGTCAACTTCTGCCGCCAACAACACAACCACCACAACAACAACTTCTAACAACACAACTTCAATTTCCAACAATCCAAACCAATCgacaactacaactacaacaacaactgcaACTGCAACTGCAACATCAGCCAAAGCTGGTAATCaacaattctttttaatttccgCTTTCAAGGATCAGAATTTCCTTAAGAAAGAATGTGAATTGGCACGCTCGCAAGTCTCACGATCGAGACAGAGATTTGACAACAATAACGGTATTGATGATGacaacaataataacaacaCCAATAACAAcagcaataacaacaacaacatcgatGACAGTCAATATGTCAACAATAATGAAAATGGTGGATCTCCATTATTAGCAGGAAAGGCAGGAAGTAGCATTGTCACTTACATCCATGACAATCAAAAGCTACAGGGTGTGAGCAGTGCTGCCAGCGCCAAAAATCAGCCCTCGATAAAGCCCCTTATTCATCGTGCCCCAAATAGTAGTAACAACAGGtttttgtcgtcgtcgtcgtcacgATTGGCCGCAGCCAACAACAACATGCATTGTCTGCATTCGAATTCAGAATTGTTGGATGACATTAAGTACATCGATAGCGATGACACCGAacgtcaacaacaacaacagcagcagcaacaacaacaacaacaccaaacaAGACAGCACAAACCGAAACTCCGACCAAAATCTTCCATAATCTCCTCGTCCAATCAGAGTTTGCTCTTCGAAAAGGTCAACCCGTACAAGTATCATAATGGAACTTTGCTCTCCTCGTCGCCGCCAGTTTCATCATCGGCACCAACTTCGACAACATCGACAGCGACATCGTCGCCGTCATCAACGTTGCCATTGATGGGCGGACGCAGATGCGATACATCTAGCATTAAGGCATCTATTGAAAAGTTTAATACTCTTGCCGAAGCCAAACGTCTACCAACCCGATGTAGTACTACCAATTTACAACTTTCCAACGATTATGATAGAAGAGTTCCGCTGAGGGAGCGTTCGGCATCCCCAGCTACAAGTAGCAGTACGGCCACAACCCGAGGTTCTAGCATTACATCGAATCTAGCCGCTAGCAATAGTACGAGTAGCGGCAGTATAGCAAGTAATAATTTGATCCTTAGAAATCGTAGTACCGAATCGTCGCCATCACATTCGCCAAAAAATCTGCGAAAGACTTCGATAACTCAGTTTACAGGTGGTTTGCATAATGGAAGTACATCGAATTTGGTGAAAAGTAACGCCACCTATGAGAAAATTACATTAACTACGGTGTCAATGTTGAGCTGTCCAACGCCAACACTGTCAACAGTGACATCGAGAACGATATCGATTGACAAGAAAATACCATCATCAACAGCAGCGCCATCTGCATCGTCGTCGAATTCGTCGCCATCGAATAAAAATTCTGACATTGATGAAAGT GTTCGAAGTACCTCATCATTACGGACTACCCTTCCACCATTGCCACCGAACCCAACACGTGATTGGGATCGTGACAGTAGTAGATCATCAATTTTATCCAGTCGAAATCTTTCAGATGATtattcgtcgtcgtcatcgaGAAAATTAACACCAGAACAAGAAG GATTATGCGGACTGAGAAATATCGGCAATACATGTTTCATGAATTCAGTGATTCAATGCCTGAGTCACACTAGCGAGCTAACAAAATTCCTGAAAACACAAAATGGTGTCAGATCCTCATCGTCGAAGGATCaacaaattttaagtg AGTTTGCCAAATTAATCCGTGAAATGTGGACTTCAAATGTTAACAGCGTTACACCGAGTGAACTGAAAAGGGCATTTTCCAGCAAACACAGAATGTACAGTGATTACAATCAACAAGATGCCCAAGAGTTTTTGCGTTTCTTTTTAGATTCATTGCATTCAGCATTGAATTCAGGTGTAAAAGGTgatcttttaaaaattgatgaaagTTTAAG TGACAACAGAAAAGCTGACATTACGTGGGAATGGTATGCAAAAGCAGAAAACTCTGTCATCCGTGATCTATTTGTTGGCCAATTAAAGAGTACACTCAAATGTACGGTTTGTGGCAATACAAGTGTTACTTTTGATCCCGTTTGGGATTTAAGTGTGCCGCTTCCCTCATCCTCGCGGTGTAAATTAGAAGCCTGCTTGGATCTATTTATACGGGAAGAAGTGCTCGATGGAGACGAGATGCCAACCTGTTCAAAATGCCAAACACGACGGAAAAGTACGAAAAGCTTTACAATTCAACGATTTCCGAAGTACTTGGTTATTC attTGAAACGCTTCTCAGAAACACGATGGAGTAAGATGTCGAATATTGTGGAATTCCCTACTGGCGAGCGAGAATTGAATATGGGTCCTTATGGATCTAATTCAAGTACAAATGTTTATTATTCGTTGTATGCAATTTCAAATCACATGg GTTCAACAGCAGGTGGACATTATGTAGCGTTGTGTAAACATCCTATCACCAAAAAATGGCATGAGTTCAACGACAACGT